The Deinococcus sp. LM3 genomic interval AGGCCTCACCGTTCATGACCCTGACCCCCGACACGCCCCGCCGCTCCTCCGACGACATCGATCTCCTGCAGGTGCTCGAAACCCTGCGCCGCGCCTGGATTCCCCTGGCGGTCACGCCCGTCGTCCTGGCCGGCGTCACGTACCTCGTCAGCAGCCGGCAGGCGCCCACCTTCGAGGCGGGCACCAGCCTGATGTCCAGCATGCCGGACACGTCCAACGACACCCTCAAGGGCGCGTCCGTCACGGCCAGCCAGCTCCCGCAGGGCGCGGTGGACGAGGTCATCCACTCGCGCGCCAGTGTCGCCCGCATCACGGACATCATCAGTAAGTCCGGCCTGCCGGCCGACATCAAGGCGAAGATCACCGCCGACCTGAGTAACGAACTCGCCAACGACCGGTACGCCCGCGTGACCGTCAAGGCCCGCCTCGACCAGCAGCAGCGCGGCGTGTACGACCTCAAGGCCAGCGCCGAGAGTCCCGAGGCGGCCCGCGTGCTCGCGAACGCCGCCGCGACCGCCCTGCTCGCCTGGGACGTCGAACGCGCCCGCAGCGGCGTCGCCCGCGCCCGCGAGAACCTCCAGCGGCAACTCGACAACCTCAACGCCCGCCTCGGGGCGCTCACGCCCGGCAGTCTCGAAGCGCAGAGTCTCGTCGCCGCGCGCGGGCAACTCCTGCTGAACCTCTCGCAGGCGACCGTGTTCGAGGAGGGCGCCAGCGGCAACCTGACCCTGCTGGCCGAGGCGAACGCGCCCCGCCGGCCCGTCGCGCCGAAACCCACCCGTAACGCCGCCCTGGTGTTCCTGCTCAGCCTGTTCGCCGGGGCCGGCGTCGCCCTGCTCCTCGACGCGCTGCGCCGCCGCATCCGCAACGCCAGTGACCTGCTGCAGCTCGGCGTGAACACCCTCGGGGAACTGCCCCGCCTCGCCCGCGCCAAACGCGGCGCGATGGTCGGCCTCGCCCGCACCGGCGACCTGTACGAACCCAGCGGGTTCATCCGCGTGAACCTCGCCGCGAGCCTCCCCGAGCAGAACGCCATCATCGCCGTCACCAGCCCCCGCCCCGCCGAGGGCAAAAGCACCGTCGTCGCCACCACCGCCGCCTCCTACAGCTCGGCCGGGAAACGCGTCCTCGTCATCGACCTGGACCTGCACCGCCCATCGCAGCAGGAGTACTGGTCCGTCGCGGGTCGCCCCTGGGTCGCGCTGCCCGGCAACACCGTCCCGCTGCGCTGCGACGTCACCATCGCCATCGAGCATCCCAACCAGGCCAGCGCCCTGGATGTCGGCGGCGGCATTCACGTCCTCCCCGCCGGCGAGACCGGCCGTAAGGCCGCCAGCCTGCTGTCCCGCCCGGACCTGCCGGACCTGCTGCGCCGCTGGGCCCAGAACTACGACATCGTCATCATCGACACGCCCCCCGTCCTCGCGCTGGCCGACGCGTACGTGATCGGCCGTCAGCTGGACGGGATGATCCTGGTCGTCGAGAGCGGCGAGACCAGCGTCCCGGAAGTGCAGCGCGTCCTGACCACCTTCGCCAGCACCGGCGCGCCCCTGATGGGCGTCGTGATCAACAAGGTCAACCGCAGCAACCAGGGCTACTACTACAACTACAACTACCACCGCCTGACCCCGCCCGCCACGCCCAGCAACTGAACGCCCCCTGAACACAGCCCACCCTCACGCGCCCCAGGCCCACCCGCCCGGGGCGCTCGCCGTCGGGGCCGGTCAACAACAACCGACCGGAACGCCGTTCCCTGCCATACTGCCCAGCGTGAGTTCCGTCATCTTCGAATCCAACCACCGTCGCCGTCACGCTCACACCCGCCGCTGCGTTCAGCGCGCCCTGCGTCGCCGCCTGCCGGTCATCGTCGTGGCGGGCGCGGGTACCGGCGTGACCGCTGCGCTGCTGGCCCTCCCGCCGCTCGCGGGTGTCGCGGCCAGCGTGGGCGCCGCCACCGTCCTCGCCGGGCGCGTCACCTGGCGGGCGTACCTCCGCCACCGGGACGACCTGCCCGAAACGCGGCCCGTCCGCGCGCCCTGACCGGGGACGGGCCGCCGTCCGGCTTTGGCGGCCCTCCGCGCCCCTGATGGACGGTGGTACTCCGCCCTACCGATGCCCCGTCTCCATCCTGGTGTGCCCTGCGCCGCGCTGGCGCTCGCTTCCTTCGCCCTGGCCAGGCCGCCCGCCCCGGCTGGTCCCGCTCCTGTTACGCCGGTCCTCGCGGCCGGGCAGACGTGGACCATGAAAGCCGACGTGCCCGTCGCGGCCCTGCCGGGCGCCGTGACCTTCACCCTCGGCGCGTCCCGCGCGGTCGGGCGGGGCGGCGCGGCCTTCCAGCCGACCGTGACCACCGCCGGCCACCAGCGGTTCCAGGACGACATGTTCTACGATCCCGAGGACCGCGACCCGGTCTTCATCGCCGCGACCCGCCTGATCTCCCAGCCGGCCGGGAAGGTCCCACCCGCCAGTTACAGTTGCCTGGTCCGGACGCCGCACGCCCGCCTGAACGAAGCCCAGCGCGGCCTGTTCGTCACGGGCGACCTGATGCAACCCGCGACCGTCAGGGCCGCGCAACTGTACATCAACACGGGCGCGTTGATCAGCCAGCCCACCTGCACCCTGACCCGCACCCGCTGACCGCTCCTGGCCGCATCACGGGCCGGTCGCGGGAGCGTACAGTTCGTCCAGCGTGACGAGGCGCAGGTGCGGCGCTGCGGTCAGGCTCGCGTGGAATCCAGCCCTGCTGAACAGCAGCCACCGCTCCACCTCGGCGGTGCCCAGGTGCCGGGCGGCGTTGTCCTGCAACTGCCGGAGCGCCCAGTGATCCACCGGCTGCTCCTGCCACTTGCATTCCCCGAGCAGCCAGCGCCGCTGCTGCCCGCGCCCGAGGGCGCACGCG includes:
- a CDS encoding polysaccharide biosynthesis tyrosine autokinase encodes the protein MTLTPDTPRRSSDDIDLLQVLETLRRAWIPLAVTPVVLAGVTYLVSSRQAPTFEAGTSLMSSMPDTSNDTLKGASVTASQLPQGAVDEVIHSRASVARITDIISKSGLPADIKAKITADLSNELANDRYARVTVKARLDQQQRGVYDLKASAESPEAARVLANAAATALLAWDVERARSGVARARENLQRQLDNLNARLGALTPGSLEAQSLVAARGQLLLNLSQATVFEEGASGNLTLLAEANAPRRPVAPKPTRNAALVFLLSLFAGAGVALLLDALRRRIRNASDLLQLGVNTLGELPRLARAKRGAMVGLARTGDLYEPSGFIRVNLAASLPEQNAIIAVTSPRPAEGKSTVVATTAASYSSAGKRVLVIDLDLHRPSQQEYWSVAGRPWVALPGNTVPLRCDVTIAIEHPNQASALDVGGGIHVLPAGETGRKAASLLSRPDLPDLLRRWAQNYDIVIIDTPPVLALADAYVIGRQLDGMILVVESGETSVPEVQRVLTTFASTGAPLMGVVINKVNRSNQGYYYNYNYHRLTPPATPSN